In one Solanum dulcamara chromosome 1, daSolDulc1.2, whole genome shotgun sequence genomic region, the following are encoded:
- the LOC129889655 gene encoding classical arabinogalactan protein 9-like, with translation MAYSKVIIALMLAFVAGSALAQAPGASPAASPKSSPAPVAATPPSTTSTPPVSAPENAPTTASSPSDSPMASPPSPPTAETPASSPSGDASPPSIGAAPGGSPTESPNSASLNRVAVAGSAVVAIFAAALML, from the coding sequence ATGGCATACTCAAAGGTGATTATTGCTCTAATGTTGGCATTTGTCGCCGGATCTGCTTTAGCACAAGCACCGGGAGCATCTCCGGCAGCTTCTCCGAAGAGTTCTCCGGCACCGGTAGCGGCGACTCCTCCTTCCACTACATCAACACCACCTGTCTCTGCTCCTGAAAATGCTCCTACTACTGCATCTTCTCCATCCGATTCTCCAATGGCATCTCCTCCATCTCCACCAACTGCTGAGACTCCGGCGTCGTCTCCTTCTGGTGATGCCTCTCCTCCATCCATCGGCGCCGCTCCCGGAGGTTCTCCTACCGAATCTCCAAATTCTGCTTCCTTGAACAGAGTCGCCGTCGCCGGATCTGCTGTTGTAGCTATCTTTGCTGCTGCATTGATGCTCTAA
- the LOC129889663 gene encoding classical arabinogalactan protein 5-like encodes MAYSKVIIALMLAFVAGSAFAQAPGASPAASPKSSPAPVAATPPSTTSTPPVSAPANAPTTASSPSDSPMASPPAPPTAETPASSPSGDASPPSIGAAPGGSPTESPNSASLNRVAVAGSAVAAVFAAALLL; translated from the coding sequence ATGGCATACTCAAAGGTGATTATTGCTCTAATGTTGGCATTTGTCGCCGGATCTGCTTTCGCACAAGCACCGGGAGCATCTCCGGCAGCTTCTCCGAAGAGTTCTCCGGCACCGGTAGCGGCGACTCCTCCTTCCACTACATCAACACCACCTGTCTCTGCTCCTGCAAATGCTCCTACTACTGCATCTTCTCCATCCGATTCTCCAATGGCATCTCCTCCAGCTCCACCAACTGCTGAGACTCCGGCGTCATCTCCTTCTGGTGATGCTTCTCCTCCATCCATCGGCGCCGCTCCCGGAGGTTCTCCTACCGAATCTCCAAACTCTGCTTCCTTGAACAGAGTCGCCGTCGCCGGATCTGCTGTTGCAGCTGTCTTTGCTGCTGCTTTGCTGCTCTAA
- the LOC129894825 gene encoding protein MADS AFFECTING FLOWERING 5-like: MGQRKVEIKRIQDKNCRQVAFCKRRKVLLKKAKELSILCDVDVAVLIISHRGRLHEYSSNNRSYGQAHVGFTKLDLRSGYWQVRIAESDEPITNCALNDVKDLRSFLGLANYYRKFIPCYSNEEASLKALLKNNVQWFWSEKCDGEFPSLKETIATEPIMKLPHFEMSFEVHTDASDKAVEVFRCKKVIE, from the exons ATGGGGCAAAGGAAGGTAGAAATTAAGCGAATCCAAGATAAAAACTGTAGGCAAGTTGCTTTCTGTAAACGGAGAAAAGTTTTATTGAAGAAAGCTAAAGAACTCTCCATTCTCTGCGATGTCGATGTTGCTGTTCTTATCATCTCCCATCGTGGCAGGCTCCATGAATATTCCAGCAATAaca GATCTTATGGCCAAGCTCATGTTGGTTTTACTAAGTTGGATCTTAGGTCTGGTTATTGGCAAGTTAGGATAGCAGAAAGTGATGAGCCTATTACTAATTGT GCACTAAATGACGTCAAAGatttgaggtcatttttgggGTTGGCAAATTACTATCGCAAGTTTATTCCTTGTTATTCGAACGAGGAGGCTTCGTTGAAAGCTTTGTTGAAAAACAATGTTCAATGGTTTTGGTCTGAGAAATGTGATGGTGAGTTCCCATCATTGAAGGAGACCATTGCAACAGAACCAATTATGAAGCTGCCACATTTTGAAATGTCGTTTGAAGTGCATACGGATGCTTCCGATAAAGCTGTAGAGGTGTTCAGGTGCAAGAAGGTCATTGAATGA